In Candidatus Promineifilum breve, one genomic interval encodes:
- a CDS encoding dipeptidase: MEELSTAARQYSRENAERFRLELHEMLRIPSLSGDPAHAGDIRRMAAWLDEHMRGLGLDNVAIMPTAGHPVVYGEWLGAGPDKPTVLVYGHYDVVPALMEDGWHTDPFEPVEKDGKIYARGATDDKGQLFIHVKALESYLKTAGRAPVNVKMLLEGEEEVSSPNLVPFIKEHLELLRGDVCIISDTSMRSIEEPAILHSLRGMTYVEIEVHGPTDDLHSGLWGGAVHNPALALVEILGKLYNADNTIAIPGFYDDVVPLTADERAMIAKTDLTEEQYKASTGVPAVWGDAAFNIRERIAARPTLDINGLWSGWTGPGPKTIVPSKAGCKISSRLVGNQDPHKIFELLKSYVASITPPTVTVEVRLITTGKPALFPFDIPEMQAASLAYEKGWGATPVFTRGGGSIPVVAEIADLMGIPVVMMGYGLDDDGLHSPNERFTIEMFHRGIETAIVYLEELARMTDQ, from the coding sequence ATGGAAGAGTTGAGTACTGCGGCCCGCCAATATTCCCGCGAAAACGCCGAACGATTTAGGCTGGAACTGCACGAGATGTTGCGCATCCCCAGCCTGAGCGGCGACCCGGCCCACGCCGGCGACATCCGCCGCATGGCGGCGTGGCTTGATGAGCATATGCGCGGTCTGGGGCTGGACAACGTCGCCATCATGCCCACGGCCGGCCACCCCGTCGTCTATGGTGAATGGCTGGGCGCCGGCCCCGACAAGCCCACCGTGCTGGTCTACGGCCATTACGACGTCGTGCCCGCCCTGATGGAAGACGGCTGGCATACCGACCCGTTCGAGCCGGTGGAGAAAGACGGCAAAATCTACGCTCGTGGGGCCACCGACGACAAGGGGCAACTGTTCATCCACGTCAAGGCCCTGGAATCCTACCTGAAGACCGCCGGCCGCGCGCCGGTCAACGTCAAGATGCTCCTCGAGGGCGAAGAGGAAGTATCCTCGCCCAATCTGGTGCCCTTCATCAAGGAACACCTGGAGCTGCTGCGCGGCGACGTGTGCATCATCAGCGATACGTCGATGCGCTCCATCGAAGAGCCGGCTATCCTCCACAGCCTGCGCGGCATGACCTACGTCGAGATCGAAGTCCACGGCCCCACCGATGACCTGCACAGCGGCCTGTGGGGCGGCGCGGTGCACAACCCGGCCCTGGCCCTGGTCGAAATCCTGGGCAAGCTCTATAACGCCGACAACACCATCGCCATTCCCGGCTTCTATGACGACGTCGTACCGTTGACGGCCGACGAGCGGGCGATGATCGCCAAGACCGACCTGACCGAGGAACAGTACAAGGCCTCCACCGGCGTGCCCGCCGTGTGGGGCGACGCCGCGTTCAATATCCGCGAGCGCATCGCCGCGCGGCCGACGCTGGACATCAACGGCCTGTGGAGCGGCTGGACCGGCCCCGGCCCCAAAACCATCGTGCCCTCCAAGGCGGGCTGCAAGATTAGCTCACGCCTGGTGGGCAATCAGGACCCGCACAAGATCTTCGAGTTGCTCAAGAGCTACGTCGCGTCCATCACCCCGCCGACCGTGACCGTCGAGGTACGCCTCATCACCACCGGCAAGCCGGCGCTGTTCCCGTTCGACATTCCGGAGATGCAAGCCGCTTCGCTGGCCTACGAGAAGGGCTGGGGCGCGACGCCGGTGTTCACCCGCGGCGGCGGCAGCATCCCCGTCGTGGCCGAGATCGCCGACCTGATGGGCATCCCGGTGGTAATGATGGGCTACGGCCTGGACGACGACGGGCTGCACTCGCCCAATGAGCGCTTCACGATTGAGATGTTCCATCGGGGCATCGAGACGGCCATCGTCTATCTGGAAGAGTTAGCCCGCATGACCGATCAGTAG
- the glsA gene encoding glutaminase A — translation MVEPIEGEVGSTFISTGHLPSSGMVQALVDQARERFKDNDEGQNASHYPALALVPRDLFGICLTGSDGQVFTAGDVDVDFTIMSIAKPFTLALIYQVLGAEIVRQKVGLNATGLPFNSVQAIELHPDRKTNPMVNPGALATVSLVPGRTAEDKWSFIREGLSRFAGRELTLNEQIYASASASNSRNRGISRILYDYKRLYFDPEETTDVYTRQSSLNVTARDLAVMAATLADGGVNPLTGERVIEASHCRHVLAVMVISGMYNSSGEWLFDVGLPAKSGVGGGIITVAPGKGGMATFAPPLDPSGNSIRGKLATMFLSERLGLNMLASASA, via the coding sequence ATGGTAGAGCCAATCGAAGGGGAAGTCGGCAGCACATTTATCTCCACCGGCCATTTACCGTCATCGGGAATGGTGCAGGCGTTGGTCGATCAGGCGCGGGAACGGTTTAAGGACAATGACGAGGGGCAAAACGCGTCCCACTATCCGGCTCTGGCCCTCGTGCCGCGCGATCTGTTCGGCATCTGTCTCACCGGGTCGGATGGCCAGGTATTCACCGCCGGCGATGTGGACGTTGACTTCACCATCATGAGCATCGCCAAGCCGTTCACGCTGGCCCTGATCTATCAGGTGCTGGGCGCGGAGATCGTGCGGCAAAAGGTTGGCCTAAACGCCACTGGCCTGCCGTTCAACTCCGTTCAGGCCATCGAACTGCACCCCGACCGCAAGACCAACCCCATGGTCAATCCGGGGGCGCTGGCGACGGTGAGCCTGGTGCCGGGGCGGACGGCCGAAGACAAGTGGAGCTTCATCCGCGAAGGTCTTTCCCGTTTCGCCGGCCGCGAACTGACGCTCAACGAACAGATCTACGCCTCGGCCTCGGCTTCCAATTCGCGCAATCGGGGCATCTCGCGCATCCTCTACGACTACAAGCGCCTCTACTTCGATCCCGAGGAGACGACCGACGTCTACACCCGGCAATCGTCGCTCAATGTGACGGCGCGCGATCTGGCGGTCATGGCCGCCACGCTGGCCGATGGCGGAGTCAATCCGCTGACGGGCGAGCGCGTGATCGAGGCTTCCCACTGCCGCCACGTCCTGGCCGTCATGGTCATCTCCGGCATGTACAACTCCTCCGGCGAATGGCTGTTCGACGTGGGCCTGCCGGCCAAGAGCGGGGTGGGTGGGGGCATCATCACCGTCGCGCCGGGCAAGGGCGGCATGGCCACCTTTGCCCCGCCGCTCGACCCCTCCGGCAACAGCATCCGGGGCAAGCTGGCGACGATGTTCCTCTCGGAGCGGTTGGGCCTGAATATGCTGGCTTCCGCGTCGGCTTGA
- a CDS encoding AbgT family transporter: MSKAPAAKPETSGWLGTVERIGNKVPHPVLMFLYLIIGIIVLSALMAWMGVSVTEQIAVPITDGAETEFYADSTEPLEDFPAEPLDTDFEIQETIIPIRSLLDTEGIRFIFTSFVSNFAGFGVVAVVFVAMMGAGVAEESGLMTALIHNLVEVSPRWMLSFIIIFVGVLSSVATDAGYLILIPLGAAAFLSVKRNPLVGVAAAYGGVSAIFAINILITPLDAMLTEITNEAIALAGGQPITIVSNLYFQVVLSILLSIIAALITDRIVEPRVGAFVPEPGAQTTTDVKLDKAAQGRGMRFAGLGAGAVILIVFLLTVFPGAPLRDPVTGGIIGATPFMDSLLFIIMLVFLMAGIGYGYGAKTFSGSGDVIKAVTKTFAGLAGLVFMLLMISQFIAYFNYSNMPSVIAVTLAGWLEQANIGAIPLLVGFIVVIMMLDIIIPGAMPKWAIFAPIFVPLFIRLGTAPQTVLAAYRIGDSPMNVITPLMVYLPFIITVMQRYRKDSGIGTVIAMMLPYTLILAVAWIILFILWYVLGIPLGPGYPPVM; this comes from the coding sequence ATGTCCAAAGCCCCTGCAGCAAAGCCCGAAACCAGTGGGTGGCTGGGAACCGTCGAGCGGATCGGCAACAAGGTTCCCCACCCGGTGCTGATGTTCCTGTATTTGATCATCGGCATCATCGTATTGTCGGCCCTGATGGCCTGGATGGGTGTCAGCGTCACCGAGCAGATCGCCGTACCCATCACCGACGGCGCGGAAACGGAATTTTATGCCGATTCCACCGAGCCTCTGGAGGATTTCCCGGCCGAACCGCTGGATACCGATTTCGAGATTCAGGAGACGATCATCCCCATTCGCAGCCTGCTGGACACGGAGGGTATCCGTTTTATCTTCACCTCCTTCGTGTCCAATTTCGCCGGGTTTGGCGTGGTGGCCGTCGTCTTCGTGGCGATGATGGGCGCGGGCGTGGCCGAGGAGTCGGGGCTGATGACGGCCCTGATCCATAACCTGGTCGAAGTCTCGCCGCGCTGGATGCTATCGTTCATCATCATCTTTGTTGGTGTGTTGTCCAGCGTCGCCACGGACGCGGGCTATCTGATCCTGATACCGCTCGGCGCGGCCGCCTTCCTCAGCGTGAAACGCAACCCGCTGGTGGGCGTGGCCGCGGCCTATGGCGGTGTCAGCGCCATCTTCGCCATCAATATCCTGATCACGCCGCTCGACGCCATGCTGACCGAGATCACCAACGAGGCCATCGCCCTGGCCGGCGGCCAACCGATCACCATCGTCTCGAACCTGTACTTCCAGGTCGTCCTGTCGATCCTGTTGAGCATCATCGCCGCGCTCATCACTGACCGCATCGTCGAGCCGCGCGTGGGGGCCTTCGTGCCCGAACCGGGCGCGCAAACGACAACCGACGTCAAGCTGGACAAGGCGGCCCAGGGCCGCGGTATGCGCTTCGCCGGTCTGGGCGCGGGGGCCGTGATTCTCATCGTCTTCCTGCTGACCGTCTTCCCCGGCGCGCCGTTGCGCGACCCGGTGACCGGCGGCATCATCGGCGCCACGCCGTTCATGGACAGTCTGCTGTTCATCATCATGCTCGTCTTCCTCATGGCCGGCATCGGCTACGGCTACGGGGCCAAGACCTTCAGTGGCAGCGGCGACGTGATCAAGGCCGTCACCAAGACCTTCGCCGGTCTGGCCGGTCTGGTCTTCATGTTGTTGATGATCAGCCAGTTCATCGCCTACTTCAACTATAGCAACATGCCCAGCGTCATCGCCGTGACGCTGGCCGGCTGGCTGGAACAGGCCAACATCGGCGCGATCCCGCTTTTGGTCGGCTTCATCGTCGTCATTATGATGCTCGACATCATCATCCCCGGCGCGATGCCGAAATGGGCCATCTTCGCGCCTATCTTCGTGCCCTTGTTCATCCGCCTGGGCACCGCGCCGCAGACGGTGCTGGCCGCCTACCGCATCGGCGATTCGCCCATGAACGTCATCACGCCGCTCATGGTCTATCTGCCCTTCATCATCACGGTCATGCAGCGCTACCGCAAGGATTCGGGCATCGGCACGGTCATCGCCATGATGCTGCCCTACACGCTCATCCTGGCCGTGGCCTGGATCATCCTGTTCATCCTGTGGTACGTCCTGGGCATTCCGCTCGGCCCCGGCTACCCGCCGGTCATGTAG
- a CDS encoding SHOCT domain-containing protein: MRRRRIILTGGLVAIAVGSTASAIKMKQADAQRIEAHTGKKPEDLTEEQLEAAIDELDIETQELTDADVAAIEAVGPEAAAPTASAAPAAPAAPAATVAPAATVAPVAPSAPPAPAAPDYITELKQLAELRDMGIITADDFEAKKRQLLGL; this comes from the coding sequence ATGCGTCGCCGGCGTATCATTTTGACCGGCGGCCTGGTCGCCATCGCCGTGGGCAGCACGGCCTCGGCCATCAAGATGAAACAGGCAGACGCCCAGCGCATTGAGGCCCACACCGGCAAAAAGCCCGAAGATTTGACCGAAGAACAACTGGAAGCGGCCATCGATGAACTCGATATCGAAACGCAGGAGTTGACCGACGCCGACGTGGCCGCCATCGAAGCCGTCGGGCCGGAGGCTGCCGCCCCGACCGCGAGCGCGGCCCCGGCCGCACCCGCTGCCCCGGCCGCGACCGTCGCCCCGGCCGCGACCGTCGCCCCGGTTGCCCCCAGCGCGCCGCCTGCCCCCGCCGCGCCGGACTATATTACCGAACTGAAACAACTGGCCGAGTTGCGCGATATGGGCATCATCACCGCCGACGACTTCGAGGCCAAGAAACGACAATTGCTTGGCCTTTAG
- a CDS encoding MFS transporter has translation MSKNVSLSNVVDNETRAGWLPLIIVMLCQIQLSFNAFNVSITGITQDLNIPATSVGTALTTGTFAMASFILLGAKLGAKIGIRRAFQIGVLVPALAALIIALARNGTMLFVAQAFSGASVALSAPALTVLIAANYKGRQQAQAIGFLASAIPLAQVISLIIAGYLATTVGWRWSFVLLAVLGALNFALSWRLKPIAPQRDLVIDWRGALLSSVTVLLISIGFSFLNTWGPLLATSNAPFTLLGLSPVPFLLVLAVIFAQAFLSWTRRRMAENKPVVFSLKVLDTPQERATVACMALMLFVGTGTSFLLPLYMQVVQGMTGIATSFSIIPYTLSIFIANTLVVRLYDRFSPSQIARVGFVVVAAALTLLAFAIRNEWSQPVVVLGLITLGLAQGCIVALVFNTLLSASPKELAGDVGAWRGLTHNISGSVGIAVSTAIAVALLGGMLQREAVASPVISQEVIDQVNFDNVNFLTNGQVEQALGGTSATADEVAKAVAINEVARLRSLKMTLLLLAGMSLLAIIPAGHMPGFQSGDLPVGYQPPEPPRTVKRAPKPAKSR, from the coding sequence ATGTCAAAAAACGTGTCCCTCTCAAATGTCGTTGACAATGAAACCCGGGCCGGCTGGCTACCCCTCATCATTGTCATGTTGTGCCAGATACAGTTATCCTTCAACGCCTTCAACGTCTCCATCACCGGCATCACCCAGGATTTGAACATCCCGGCCACGTCCGTGGGGACGGCCCTGACAACCGGTACGTTCGCCATGGCGTCCTTCATCTTGTTGGGCGCGAAGCTGGGGGCCAAGATCGGCATCCGGCGCGCCTTCCAGATCGGCGTGCTCGTGCCCGCGCTGGCGGCGCTCATCATCGCCCTGGCGCGCAACGGAACGATGTTGTTCGTGGCCCAGGCCTTCTCCGGCGCGTCGGTGGCCCTCTCGGCCCCAGCCCTGACCGTGTTGATTGCCGCCAATTACAAAGGCCGGCAACAGGCGCAGGCCATCGGCTTTCTGGCCTCGGCCATTCCCTTGGCGCAGGTCATCTCGCTCATCATCGCCGGTTATCTGGCGACGACGGTCGGCTGGCGCTGGTCGTTCGTGTTGCTGGCCGTGCTGGGCGCGCTCAACTTCGCGCTCAGTTGGCGACTCAAGCCCATCGCGCCGCAGCGCGACCTGGTGATCGATTGGCGCGGCGCGCTGCTATCGTCGGTCACCGTCCTGCTCATCAGCATCGGCTTCAGCTTCCTCAATACCTGGGGGCCGTTACTGGCGACGTCGAACGCGCCTTTCACGCTGTTGGGGTTGTCGCCCGTGCCCTTCCTGCTGGTGTTGGCCGTCATCTTTGCCCAGGCGTTCCTGAGCTGGACGCGCCGGCGCATGGCCGAGAACAAGCCGGTCGTCTTCTCCCTGAAGGTACTCGACACGCCCCAGGAGCGGGCCACGGTGGCCTGCATGGCCCTCATGCTGTTCGTGGGCACCGGCACCAGCTTCCTGCTGCCGCTCTATATGCAGGTGGTGCAGGGTATGACGGGCATCGCCACGTCCTTCTCGATCATCCCCTATACGCTATCGATCTTCATCGCCAACACGCTCGTCGTGCGCCTCTACGATCGCTTCTCGCCCAGCCAGATCGCGCGGGTGGGCTTCGTGGTCGTGGCCGCGGCCCTCACCTTGCTGGCTTTCGCCATTCGCAACGAGTGGAGCCAGCCGGTGGTCGTGTTGGGGTTGATCACCCTCGGTCTGGCGCAGGGCTGTATCGTCGCCCTGGTATTCAACACGCTGCTCTCGGCCTCGCCCAAGGAACTGGCCGGTGATGTCGGCGCGTGGCGCGGCCTGACGCATAACATCTCCGGCAGCGTCGGCATCGCCGTCTCGACCGCGATAGCCGTGGCCCTGTTGGGCGGCATGCTGCAACGCGAGGCGGTCGCCAGCCCCGTCATCTCCCAGGAAGTCATCGACCAGGTGAACTTCGACAACGTCAACTTCCTGACCAATGGTCAGGTGGAGCAGGCCCTGGGCGGCACGTCGGCCACGGCCGACGAAGTAGCCAAGGCGGTGGCGATCAATGAGGTGGCCCGCCTGCGCTCGCTGAAGATGACGCTGCTGTTGCTGGCCGGGATGTCGCTGCTGGCGATCATACCCGCCGGCCATATGCCCGGATTCCAGAGCGGGGATCTGCCGGTGGGCTATCAACCCCCGGAACCGCCGCGCACTGTGAAACGAGCACCTAAACCAGCCAAGTCTCGCTAG
- a CDS encoding MFS transporter, which yields MSKQAVANVNTPEKVTWLYMGIIVLAQMQMAFNVNAIPVSIGPIVEELNVPSTGVGTALVVYSLFVAAFVMVGAKLGKIFGDRLVFQITVLLHGLAMAVMAISQNASMMNAAQAMAGLAAAALVPTLVVLIAANYSGPQKSQALGILAATPALSGALAFFVAGFLGTYLSWRYSFGLLTFVSIVVFLLSFRLHPVPRQSGVKIDAIGVALSAIAVILISFGFNNLNNWGIVLASSNAPFNLVGLSPAMLFVVFGLLLFQAFFAWSHQRAELGRMPLLSLEVLDSPTERATIICLLVIGALGPAVNFLIPLFIQIVQGRTTMQTAIAVVPYTLSIAASAIFIVRFYDRFTPRRIAIVAFALVAAGLTLLSFVVGNNWGTAMVILGLLLVGLGEGSLLTLLFNVMVTSAPKSLAGDVGALRGVANNLSTALGTAFAGVVAVGLLSLFISSAIAQANPPRALLRQVNLDNVNFISNDQLDDFLAQTTATPEQVAMAVNINEMARLRALRASFLILGAFALLAIFPALGLPDYAPGDEPPPPPVEVTKPKPRSRKKAPAK from the coding sequence ATGAGCAAACAAGCTGTAGCAAACGTCAATACGCCCGAAAAAGTCACGTGGCTCTACATGGGCATCATCGTCCTGGCCCAAATGCAAATGGCCTTCAACGTGAACGCGATTCCGGTCTCTATCGGGCCAATCGTCGAAGAGTTGAATGTACCCTCCACAGGTGTGGGGACGGCGCTGGTCGTCTACTCCCTCTTTGTGGCGGCCTTTGTCATGGTGGGCGCCAAGCTGGGCAAGATTTTCGGCGACCGGCTCGTCTTCCAGATAACGGTGCTCCTCCACGGCCTGGCGATGGCCGTCATGGCGATCAGCCAGAACGCCAGCATGATGAACGCGGCCCAGGCAATGGCCGGGCTGGCGGCGGCGGCGCTCGTGCCCACGCTGGTCGTGCTCATCGCCGCCAATTATAGTGGCCCGCAGAAATCGCAGGCGTTGGGCATCCTGGCGGCCACCCCCGCCCTCTCCGGGGCGCTGGCCTTTTTCGTGGCCGGCTTCCTGGGGACTTATCTCAGTTGGCGTTACTCGTTTGGCCTACTGACTTTCGTCTCGATTGTCGTGTTCCTGCTCAGCTTCCGGCTGCACCCCGTGCCGCGGCAGAGCGGGGTCAAAATCGATGCCATCGGCGTGGCCCTGTCGGCCATCGCCGTCATCCTGATCAGCTTCGGCTTCAACAACCTCAATAATTGGGGCATTGTGCTGGCGAGCAGCAACGCGCCGTTCAACCTGGTCGGTCTGTCGCCGGCGATGCTGTTCGTCGTCTTCGGCCTGCTGCTGTTCCAGGCCTTCTTCGCCTGGTCCCACCAGCGCGCGGAGTTGGGCCGGATGCCGCTGCTGTCGCTGGAAGTGCTCGATTCGCCCACGGAACGGGCGACGATTATCTGCCTGCTGGTCATCGGCGCGCTGGGGCCGGCGGTCAACTTTCTGATCCCGCTGTTCATCCAGATCGTCCAGGGGCGCACGACGATGCAGACGGCCATCGCTGTCGTGCCCTACACCCTGTCAATCGCCGCGTCGGCCATCTTCATCGTCCGGTTCTACGACCGCTTTACGCCGCGCCGCATTGCCATCGTGGCCTTTGCTCTGGTGGCCGCCGGCCTGACGCTGCTGTCGTTCGTGGTGGGCAACAATTGGGGCACGGCCATGGTCATCCTGGGCCTGTTGCTGGTCGGGCTGGGCGAAGGCTCGCTGCTGACGCTGCTGTTCAACGTCATGGTGACCTCGGCCCCCAAATCGCTGGCCGGCGACGTCGGCGCGCTACGGGGCGTGGCCAATAATCTCTCCACGGCGTTGGGGACGGCCTTTGCCGGGGTGGTGGCCGTGGGGCTGCTGAGCTTGTTCATCAGCAGCGCCATCGCTCAGGCCAATCCTCCGCGCGCGCTGCTGCGACAGGTCAATCTGGACAACGTCAACTTCATCTCCAACGATCAGTTGGATGACTTCCTGGCCCAAACGACGGCCACGCCGGAGCAGGTTGCCATGGCAGTGAATATCAACGAGATGGCCCGGCTGCGGGCGTTGCGGGCGTCGTTCCTGATCTTGGGCGCGTTCGCGCTGCTGGCGATCTTCCCGGCGTTGGGGCTACCCGATTACGCGCCGGGCGATGAGCCACCGCCGCCGCCGGTCGAGGTGACTAAGCCCAAACCTCGGAGTCGCAAGAAAGCGCCGGCCAAATAG
- the pepT gene encoding peptidase T: MTTQFDAEVEERLVRYCKIDTPSDEKSPTSPSTEIQYDLLKLLVDELNEIGAQDVRLTEYGAALATIPATVAGDIPTIAFLAHVDTSPAFNAFGVKPIVHRGYDGGDIVLPDDPEQVLSAQAFPYLAAKIGDDIVTASGTTLLGADDKAGIAIIMAAARHLLAHPEIPHGPIRICFTPDEEIGRGVHADLPGDLGAEFAYTLDGAELGELVYETFSADKATVKVQGVSIHPGQAKDQLVNALHLAAKIIDTLPQVTLTPETTEGRQGFIHIYAINGGAAAAELHFILRDFEMAELEAQGALIRQVCATIQATEPRAHITCEVTPQYRNMRYWLEKDMRPVDMAVDAYAAAGIEHYFMPIRGGTDGSRLTEKGVPTPNLFTGMQNIHGPLEWVSVQDMGYATEMCIKLAERWGSEGQ; the protein is encoded by the coding sequence ATGACAACCCAATTCGATGCCGAGGTCGAGGAGCGCCTGGTGCGCTATTGCAAGATCGACACGCCCAGCGACGAAAAATCCCCCACCTCGCCCAGCACGGAAATCCAGTACGACCTGCTCAAGCTGCTCGTCGACGAACTCAACGAGATCGGCGCGCAGGACGTGCGTCTGACCGAGTATGGCGCGGCGCTGGCGACCATCCCGGCCACCGTCGCCGGCGACATCCCCACCATCGCCTTTCTGGCCCACGTGGATACCTCGCCGGCCTTCAACGCCTTCGGCGTGAAGCCCATCGTCCATCGCGGCTACGACGGCGGCGACATCGTGCTGCCCGACGACCCGGAGCAGGTGCTCTCGGCCCAGGCGTTCCCCTATCTGGCGGCCAAGATCGGCGACGACATCGTGACCGCCAGCGGCACGACGCTGCTGGGAGCCGACGACAAGGCGGGCATCGCCATCATCATGGCCGCCGCCCGCCATCTGCTGGCCCATCCCGAAATCCCCCACGGCCCCATCCGCATCTGCTTCACGCCTGACGAGGAGATCGGCCGCGGCGTCCATGCCGATTTGCCGGGCGATCTGGGGGCCGAGTTCGCCTATACGCTGGACGGCGCGGAGCTGGGCGAACTGGTCTATGAGACCTTCTCGGCCGACAAGGCCACCGTCAAGGTGCAGGGCGTGTCCATCCACCCCGGCCAGGCCAAAGATCAACTGGTTAACGCCCTCCATCTGGCGGCCAAGATCATCGATACGCTGCCGCAGGTGACACTGACGCCGGAGACGACCGAGGGCCGGCAGGGCTTCATCCACATCTACGCCATCAACGGCGGGGCGGCGGCGGCCGAGCTGCATTTCATCCTGCGCGATTTCGAGATGGCCGAACTGGAAGCCCAGGGAGCCTTGATCCGGCAGGTCTGCGCCACGATCCAGGCCACCGAGCCGCGCGCCCACATCACCTGCGAGGTGACGCCGCAATACCGCAACATGCGCTACTGGCTGGAAAAAGATATGCGCCCGGTGGACATGGCGGTCGATGCCTACGCCGCGGCCGGCATCGAGCACTACTTCATGCCCATCCGGGGCGGCACCGACGGCTCGCGCCTGACCGAGAAAGGCGTGCCCACGCCCAATCTGTTCACCGGGATGCAAAACATCCACGGCCCGCTGGAGTGGGTCAGCGTCCAGGATATGGGCTACGCCACCGAGATGTGCATTAAACTGGCCGAACGCTGGGGCAGCGAAGGGCAATAA
- a CDS encoding leucyl aminopeptidase: protein MNITVKSGNVLREASDLAVLAAFEDAALPDAAAGLLEPDDFRGRAGQTLLLYPRGAVAARRLLLVGLGKRDKVTAESVRRAAATAVRQARELQVAALSIGVVDDLPLDGAATGQALAEGLHLGAYRYWKYRTGLTTEQTFVVESATVYTGDEREADVRAGIATGQIVARGVMFARDLVNSPGYAMTPARMGEEAIELEQRVGLKATVLDKAQLTEQGFGGILAVGQGSANDPRFIIMEYGAAQEGTPTICLVGKGLTFDSGGLSIKPAEAMDTMKSDMGGSAAVFGAMQIVAELGLPLHVVGLVSSAENMPSGTSYRPGDVVTTLSGKTIEVLNTDAEGRIILADALHYAQRYNPAAIVELSTLTGAIIIALGSHATGMVATDDLLAERVSRAGEISGERVWQLPLWQEYHDMIKSEIADLKNIGGREGGSITAGAFLAAFVGDYPFVHLDIAGTAWAGAPSKPYDAHGGTGVGVRLLTEFLRGYAQ from the coding sequence ATGAATATCACTGTCAAATCCGGCAATGTACTGCGCGAGGCGTCCGATCTGGCCGTCCTCGCCGCCTTTGAAGACGCGGCGCTGCCCGACGCGGCGGCGGGGCTGCTGGAACCGGACGATTTTCGCGGCCGGGCCGGGCAGACGCTTTTGCTCTACCCACGCGGCGCGGTCGCCGCGCGCCGTCTGCTGCTGGTGGGGTTGGGCAAGCGCGATAAAGTGACCGCCGAGAGTGTGCGCCGCGCCGCGGCCACGGCCGTGAGGCAGGCGCGCGAACTTCAGGTGGCGGCCCTCAGCATCGGCGTGGTCGATGACCTGCCGCTCGACGGCGCGGCCACCGGCCAGGCGTTGGCCGAGGGGCTTCATCTGGGCGCCTATCGCTACTGGAAGTACCGCACCGGCCTGACCACCGAGCAGACGTTCGTCGTGGAGAGCGCCACCGTCTATACCGGCGACGAGCGCGAGGCCGATGTCCGCGCCGGTATCGCCACCGGGCAGATCGTCGCCCGCGGCGTGATGTTCGCCCGCGACCTGGTGAACAGCCCCGGCTACGCCATGACTCCCGCGCGCATGGGCGAAGAGGCGATTGAGCTTGAACAGCGTGTGGGTCTGAAAGCCACCGTGCTTGACAAAGCGCAATTGACCGAGCAGGGCTTTGGCGGCATCCTGGCCGTGGGCCAGGGGTCGGCCAACGATCCGCGCTTCATCATCATGGAGTATGGCGCGGCCCAAGAGGGCACGCCGACGATCTGCCTCGTGGGCAAGGGGCTGACGTTCGACTCCGGCGGCCTGTCGATCAAGCCGGCCGAGGCCATGGACACCATGAAGTCCGACATGGGCGGGTCGGCGGCCGTCTTCGGCGCGATGCAAATCGTGGCCGAGCTAGGGCTGCCGTTGCACGTCGTCGGCCTGGTGTCGTCGGCCGAGAATATGCCCAGCGGCACGTCCTATCGCCCCGGTGACGTGGTGACGACGCTGAGCGGCAAGACGATCGAGGTGCTCAATACCGACGCCGAGGGGCGCATCATCCTGGCCGACGCCCTCCACTACGCCCAACGCTATAACCCGGCGGCCATCGTCGAACTCTCGACGCTGACCGGAGCCATCATCATTGCCCTCGGTTCCCATGCCACGGGCATGGTCGCGACCGACGATCTGCTGGCCGAGCGCGTGAGCCGGGCCGGCGAGATCAGCGGCGAGCGCGTGTGGCAATTGCCCCTGTGGCAAGAGTACCACGACATGATCAAGAGCGAGATCGCCGATCTGAAAAACATCGGCGGCCGTGAAGGCGGATCAATCACCGCCGGAGCATTTCTGGCCGCCTTTGTGGGCGACTACCCCTTCGTCCACCTGGACATTGCCGGCACCGCCTGGGCCGGCGCGCCGTCCAAGCCGTATGACGCCCACGGCGGCACGGGCGTGGGGGTACGTTTGCTGACCGAGTTCCTGAGAGGCTACGCCCAGTAG